A single genomic interval of Rhodospirillaceae bacterium harbors:
- a CDS encoding DUF805 domain-containing protein, with protein MNLFDAVKVCFVKYTNFSDRASRSEFWLFTLFNAIVSLMLMFLDPLIAGESFLDYDEIFPPLSTIFLLAIIIPAISVSVRRLHDVNRSGWWFLIELTIIGVLFPILYWCCKKGDEGENRFGPKPIV; from the coding sequence ATGAACCTTTTTGATGCTGTAAAAGTATGTTTTGTAAAATACACAAATTTTTCTGATAGAGCGTCTAGGTCAGAATTTTGGTTATTTACGTTATTTAACGCTATTGTAAGTTTGATGTTGATGTTTCTTGATCCATTGATCGCAGGGGAGTCGTTCCTGGATTACGATGAAATATTTCCGCCTTTATCTACTATTTTTTTACTGGCCATAATTATTCCAGCGATTTCTGTATCAGTAAGACGCCTTCATGATGTTAACAGATCGGGATGGTGGTTTCTTATCGAATTGACCATCATTGGAGTACTATTCCCGATCCTATACTGGTGCTGCAAGAAAGGGGATGAAGGAGAAAATAGGTTTGGACCTAAACCCATTGTTTAG
- a CDS encoding nitroreductase has product MANYIPPTLDWVREQVELYESSGGTKGTTLRDTGLPCIIITHEGNKTGAIRKIPVMRVKVDSNYILVGSYGGRPNNPTWVYNLRKNPEVEIRDGTEVTKMRVREVNDEAEREALWEEAAKAYSPYNEYKDKTSRKIPVFLAEPL; this is encoded by the coding sequence ATGGCAAACTATATTCCACCCACCCTAGACTGGGTCCGCGAGCAAGTAGAATTATATGAAAGTAGCGGTGGCACGAAAGGCACGACACTGCGAGACACTGGCCTTCCGTGCATAATCATAACACATGAAGGCAACAAGACTGGGGCCATACGTAAAATTCCAGTGATGCGGGTAAAAGTTGATTCAAATTATATTTTAGTTGGGTCTTACGGCGGCCGTCCCAACAACCCAACTTGGGTATATAATCTTAGGAAAAACCCTGAGGTTGAAATCCGCGATGGGACTGAAGTAACGAAGATGCGGGTACGGGAAGTTAACGATGAGGCTGAGCGCGAGGCTCTTTGGGAAGAAGCAGCCAAAGCATATTCTCCCTATAACGAGTACAAAGACAAAACCTCTCGGAAAATTCCGGTGTTCCTAGCAGAACCTCTTTAA
- a CDS encoding phospholipid-binding protein has translation MNYINKLFSYSVIILSFVILQSRAPATADDFAFSFEWGDIPRCTTGSPTDVDNPIFTLSNLPAGTVEIDFKLRDLDAPSWFHGGGTIQYVGEDVIQPGAFRYKSPCPPSGKHRYRWKATAKNADGDVLAEAKSIKHYP, from the coding sequence GTGAATTATATAAATAAACTATTTTCGTATAGCGTAATCATTTTGTCTTTTGTGATCCTGCAGAGTCGAGCTCCGGCAACCGCGGATGATTTTGCGTTTTCATTTGAATGGGGAGATATTCCGAGGTGTACTACTGGGAGCCCTACCGACGTCGACAATCCAATTTTTACTCTATCAAATCTGCCAGCGGGAACGGTCGAGATAGATTTTAAACTTCGTGATCTCGATGCGCCAAGTTGGTTTCATGGAGGTGGAACTATCCAATACGTTGGGGAAGATGTTATCCAACCAGGAGCGTTCAGGTATAAAAGTCCTTGTCCGCCAAGCGGTAAGCACAGGTATCGTTGGAAAGCTACAGCCAAGAATGCAGACGGTGATGTTCTCGCAGAGGCGAAGTCTATAAAGCATTATCCGTAG
- a CDS encoding aminoacyl-tRNA deacylase, whose product MEFDASSRFQDSLPVSSDQLLRQLQLWAIDYKCHYHVPVGTVQQSKLIQHRFSQVGGRSGHIKNLYLRDKKKNNFLVTVQQDREINLKELKDIIGAGRLSFGSPERLMENLGVYPGAVTPFCMINGVKTGVRFFLDNSLRLCSKIYAHPLVNDRTLEVSLRDLEKFFDRIGAQINWIRA is encoded by the coding sequence ATGGAATTCGATGCCTCATCGCGCTTTCAGGACAGTCTTCCCGTCTCTTCGGATCAACTTTTGAGACAGCTACAGCTTTGGGCCATTGACTATAAGTGCCACTATCACGTACCAGTCGGAACGGTCCAACAGTCGAAGCTAATTCAACATCGGTTCTCACAAGTTGGTGGTCGAAGCGGGCATATCAAAAACCTGTACCTTCGGGATAAAAAGAAGAACAACTTTCTAGTAACAGTCCAGCAAGACCGGGAGATTAATCTGAAAGAATTGAAAGATATTATAGGAGCGGGCCGCTTATCATTTGGCTCTCCAGAGCGGTTGATGGAGAATTTAGGTGTGTACCCAGGTGCTGTAACCCCATTTTGTATGATTAATGGTGTAAAGACCGGTGTGAGGTTTTTTCTAGATAATAGTCTACGATTATGCTCTAAAATATATGCTCACCCCTTGGTTAACGATAGAACTCTTGAGGTATCGTTGCGGGATTTAGAAAAATTCTTTGATAGGATCGGTGCACAAATTAATTGGATCAGAGCATAA
- a CDS encoding cation transporter, giving the protein MGFWNSFIGSRLPTKIFFKIKEHKLFQAVVIAAIVLSALVIGVSTFEVSSSYKTIFQIIDLLITIFFVVEISIRYIGEPQKQLFFKSGWNIFDTIIVLISIIPLGPDSSVLLLRLLRIFRVLRLISAVPELKELIEALFLSIKRVFYVALLLFIILYIYASFGAILFAEEDPLRWKDLGISMITLVQVLTLSSWEQVMLPLQRTFWWSWIYFYSFVAIGSITILNLIVAVLVDVVTSQKKKLP; this is encoded by the coding sequence ATGGGGTTTTGGAACTCGTTTATAGGATCGCGCTTGCCAACTAAAATATTTTTTAAAATCAAAGAACACAAATTATTCCAAGCTGTGGTGATTGCAGCCATTGTTTTATCAGCTTTGGTCATTGGTGTTTCTACGTTTGAGGTCTCTAGTTCTTACAAAACTATCTTTCAAATCATTGATCTTCTTATAACGATATTTTTTGTTGTTGAGATCAGTATTAGGTATATTGGGGAGCCTCAAAAGCAGTTATTTTTTAAGAGCGGATGGAATATATTTGATACGATTATAGTCCTCATCTCTATTATTCCATTAGGTCCAGATTCTTCTGTTTTATTGCTTAGACTATTGCGGATTTTTCGGGTTCTAAGGTTGATTTCTGCGGTGCCAGAGCTGAAGGAGTTAATTGAGGCGCTGTTTCTTTCGATAAAGAGAGTTTTCTATGTTGCCCTGCTTTTGTTTATCATTCTGTACATTTATGCCTCTTTTGGAGCGATATTATTTGCTGAGGAGGATCCGTTAAGATGGAAAGATTTAGGAATTTCTATGATTACCTTAGTTCAAGTGCTGACATTATCAAGCTGGGAGCAGGTAATGTTGCCACTTCAAAGAACGTTTTGGTGGTCGTGGATATATTTTTATAGTTTTGTTGCTATCGGGTCGATCACTATACTAAATTTGATAGTTGCTGTGCTGGTTGACGTGGTTACATCTCAAAAGAAGAAATTACCCTAA
- a CDS encoding short-chain dehydrogenase, with protein sequence MARLSDKVAFITGGGGGIGRATAERFAEEGAKVVIAEIDKVTGEEAALSARSKGKNAGGDAIFIETDVTNAESVKAAVKETIKHYKSLHILHNNAGGSTLQDGPVTEAPFEEFWRCINLDLFGTFLCSKIVIPEIAKSGGGSVINMSSNVALMALPGRDCYTAAKGAVTSLTRSMAVEYAPDKIRVNAIAPSVTLSDRVKKLLAQSPEIEAISKTHLLGLGEPIHVAELAVYLAGDESTITTGQVIPVDSGVTIV encoded by the coding sequence ATGGCAAGATTAAGCGATAAGGTTGCATTCATTACCGGTGGTGGAGGCGGAATTGGTCGTGCGACTGCAGAACGCTTCGCGGAAGAGGGTGCAAAAGTTGTTATAGCTGAAATAGACAAAGTTACAGGTGAAGAAGCCGCTTTATCAGCCCGTTCCAAAGGGAAAAATGCAGGTGGTGATGCCATCTTCATTGAAACTGATGTAACCAATGCTGAGAGCGTTAAGGCTGCCGTAAAAGAAACCATCAAACACTATAAATCACTTCATATCCTGCATAACAATGCTGGTGGATCAACCCTCCAGGATGGCCCTGTTACCGAGGCTCCTTTCGAGGAATTTTGGCGCTGCATTAATCTAGATTTATTTGGCACATTTCTTTGTTCCAAGATTGTTATCCCAGAAATTGCGAAATCTGGAGGTGGATCAGTGATTAACATGTCATCTAATGTTGCTCTAATGGCGCTGCCAGGCCGGGATTGTTATACTGCCGCAAAAGGCGCCGTCACCTCTCTCACTAGGTCCATGGCGGTGGAATATGCCCCTGATAAAATTAGAGTGAACGCTATTGCTCCGTCCGTAACCTTGTCAGACCGGGTTAAAAAACTCTTAGCGCAGAGTCCCGAGATCGAAGCAATATCAAAAACACATCTGCTTGGTCTCGGGGAGCCAATACATGTAGCGGAATTAGCAGTATATCTGGCTGGAGACGAATCAACTATTACCACCGGACAAGTGATACCAGTCGATAGCGGAGTAACTATAGTGTGA